From Enterococcus wangshanyuanii, the proteins below share one genomic window:
- the purR gene encoding pur operon repressor, producing the protein MKIRRSERLIDMTQYLLEHPHTLVSLTYFAQRYKSAKSSISEDLAIIKKTFKERGTGILETIPGAAGGVQFIPEIPFEESKELVLSLCDRLSEQDRLLPGGYVYLSDLLGQPELLRQVGRIIASKYLDEQVDAVMTVATKGVPIAQAVSYYLNVPFVIVRRDSKITEGSTVSVNYVSGSSERIEKMELSKRSLKRGSRVLVVDDFMKGGGTVNGMKSLIEEFEAELVGITVFAESKFNGQRAIEDYTSLLYVKDVDTQTKTINVVPGNYFNEEK; encoded by the coding sequence TTGAAAATTCGGAGAAGTGAGCGTTTGATCGATATGACGCAGTATTTGTTAGAGCATCCCCACACATTGGTTTCGTTGACTTATTTTGCGCAGCGCTATAAATCAGCAAAATCATCGATCAGTGAAGATTTGGCAATTATCAAAAAAACATTTAAAGAGCGTGGAACAGGGATTCTTGAAACGATTCCAGGAGCTGCTGGAGGCGTTCAGTTTATTCCTGAAATCCCATTTGAAGAGTCTAAGGAATTGGTTTTATCTTTGTGTGACCGCCTATCAGAACAAGATCGTTTGCTGCCAGGAGGCTACGTGTATCTTTCTGATTTATTGGGGCAGCCGGAATTGTTGCGTCAAGTTGGACGAATCATTGCTTCTAAGTATTTAGATGAGCAGGTGGATGCAGTAATGACTGTAGCGACTAAAGGTGTACCGATCGCTCAAGCAGTTTCTTACTATTTAAATGTGCCTTTTGTGATCGTGCGTCGTGATTCAAAGATCACTGAAGGATCAACAGTTAGTGTGAATTATGTTTCTGGTTCATCTGAACGGATCGAAAAAATGGAACTATCAAAACGCAGTTTGAAACGCGGTTCTAGAGTCTTAGTCGTAGATGATTTCATGAAAGGCGGCGGAACGGTCAACGGAATGAAGAGCTTGATCGAAGAGTTTGAAGCAGAGCTTGTAGGAATCACTGTTTTTGCAGAATCGAAATTTAACGGTCAGCGTGCGATCGAAGATTACACTTCATTGTTGTATGTGAAAGATGTCGATACTCAAACGAAAACGATCAATGTTGTTCCAGGAAATTATTTTAACGAAGAAAAATAG
- a CDS encoding metal ABC transporter permease — MLSYEFMRKAFLAATFISVIAPMLGVFLVIRRQSLMADTLSHVSLAGVALGFFLNWNPDIMTLVVVIIAAVILEYLRMIYSTYSEISIAILMSGGLALALVLMNLSGGNSAASIQSYLFGSIVTITWQQVVILAVLFVVLVVLFCLFKRPMYVLTFDEDTAHVDGLPIHWMSMLFNVITGIAIAVMIPIAGALLISAIMVLPAAIGMRIGKGFNTVIIISVIMGLIGMLTGLTGSYYLETPPSASITLIFIGLFILVSVFKKVIVTMQRNKKMSRG, encoded by the coding sequence ATGCTTTCATATGAGTTCATGAGAAAAGCCTTTTTAGCGGCAACCTTTATTTCAGTGATTGCCCCAATGCTAGGTGTTTTTCTAGTCATCAGAAGACAATCTTTGATGGCAGATACACTATCTCATGTATCATTAGCGGGTGTTGCTTTAGGGTTCTTTCTAAATTGGAATCCGGATATCATGACGCTGGTGGTCGTGATCATTGCAGCAGTGATTTTGGAATATCTACGGATGATCTATAGCACATATTCTGAAATTTCGATTGCTATTTTGATGTCAGGCGGTCTAGCATTAGCGTTAGTACTGATGAATTTAAGTGGAGGGAATTCTGCGGCAAGTATCCAGTCCTATTTATTTGGTTCGATCGTAACGATCACTTGGCAGCAGGTCGTGATTTTAGCCGTTTTATTTGTTGTTTTAGTGGTCTTATTTTGTTTATTCAAACGACCAATGTATGTACTGACATTTGATGAAGACACGGCACATGTAGATGGTTTGCCGATCCATTGGATGTCTATGTTGTTCAACGTGATCACAGGAATTGCGATTGCGGTGATGATTCCAATTGCTGGAGCATTATTGATTTCGGCGATCATGGTTTTGCCGGCTGCGATCGGTATGCGGATCGGTAAAGGGTTTAATACAGTGATCATTATTAGTGTGATCATGGGATTGATTGGCATGCTAACAGGATTGACGGGCTCTTATTATTTAGAGACACCGCCAAGTGCCAGCATCACATTGATTTTTATCGGATTGTTTATTCTGGTCAGTGTATTTAAAAAAGTCATCGTTACGATGCAGCGAAATAAGAAAATGAGTCGAGGTTAA
- a CDS encoding site-specific integrase, which yields MARKSNVYKDNNGWYFKASLGTDPITGKRRTKTKRGFKTEREAKKAYMEFMLLWEFQQEDVEAQMSENMTFKEFTDTVFLPWYQSQVKPNTYNRRVLYLKERFSIFNDKNLREVTKLEVQLFQSQLVSENLSGSYINLLFSLGGMIWDRAKVFDLVQENPFREVGRVRNNPKKIKFWTVSDFQDFERKIFTPELESKVMGKKNLAYAEYYDFFHYLYFRFLFFTGLRFGESATLLWENMDLENGKLKVEYTLGNVAKHKNEQYMSSPKTKSSERELYVDSKTLKLLGIWKDYQSKVGGIELVFSHDGTFLDQGWIWKKFRTLQEKLELPYISVHDLRHSHASLLVYLGENPKMIQERLGHANIEMTLGTYSHLYPNQDIELVKKLDQVN from the coding sequence ATGGCTAGAAAATCAAATGTTTATAAAGATAATAATGGTTGGTATTTTAAAGCAAGTTTAGGTACTGATCCTATTACTGGAAAAAGAAGAACAAAAACTAAGAGGGGGTTTAAGACGGAACGAGAAGCAAAGAAAGCATATATGGAGTTTATGCTTTTGTGGGAATTTCAGCAAGAAGATGTAGAAGCACAAATGAGTGAGAATATGACTTTTAAGGAATTTACCGATACTGTATTTTTGCCGTGGTATCAATCACAAGTTAAACCGAACACTTACAACAGAAGGGTACTATATTTAAAAGAACGTTTTTCTATATTTAATGATAAAAACCTTAGAGAAGTTACTAAGTTGGAAGTACAGTTGTTTCAAAGTCAGCTAGTATCTGAAAATTTGAGTGGCAGCTATATAAATTTGCTGTTTTCATTAGGCGGTATGATCTGGGATAGAGCGAAAGTTTTTGATTTAGTGCAAGAGAATCCATTTCGTGAAGTCGGAAGAGTTAGAAACAATCCAAAAAAAATTAAGTTCTGGACGGTTAGTGATTTTCAAGATTTTGAAAGAAAAATATTTACACCAGAACTTGAAAGTAAAGTTATGGGAAAAAAGAATTTGGCTTATGCTGAATACTATGATTTTTTTCACTACTTATATTTTAGATTTCTATTTTTTACAGGTTTAAGGTTTGGAGAAAGTGCTACACTGCTTTGGGAAAATATGGACTTAGAGAATGGAAAACTAAAAGTTGAATACACTTTGGGGAATGTAGCTAAACATAAAAATGAACAATACATGTCGTCACCTAAAACAAAAAGTAGTGAGAGAGAATTGTATGTAGATAGTAAAACGTTAAAGTTACTTGGAATATGGAAAGATTATCAATCAAAAGTTGGAGGTATTGAGTTGGTATTTAGTCATGATGGTACATTTTTGGATCAAGGCTGGATATGGAAAAAGTTTAGAACTCTACAAGAAAAATTGGAATTACCCTATATTAGCGTGCATGACCTTAGACATTCTCATGCAAGTTTGTTGGTTTATCTAGGTGAGAATCCTAAGATGATACAGGAAAGATTAGGACATGCTAACATAGAAATGACTTTGGGAACATACTCTCATTTATATCCGAATCAGGATATAGAACTTGTGAAAAAACTAGATCAAGTAAATTAA
- a CDS encoding DUF3173 family protein, which translates to MVETCTKQDLMAKGYCEYQARSIIKSAKQEMAKRGCSFYLGSRVGRVPRWIVEEMLGFEFETGKEV; encoded by the coding sequence ATGGTAGAAACATGTACAAAACAAGATTTGATGGCTAAAGGATACTGTGAATATCAGGCTCGATCAATCATAAAATCAGCAAAACAAGAAATGGCTAAAAGAGGATGCTCTTTTTATCTAGGTTCCAGAGTAGGACGTGTACCACGTTGGATTGTTGAGGAAATGCTTGGTTTTGAGTTTGAAACAGGAAAAGAGGTTTGA
- a CDS encoding DUF3969 family protein, producing MVINLEDQNTTEIYLSIVSLGLLKCIQEGILNYDDAMALLYQPFNIEKLEAKFPELGSAIHLGSELEDVASLIPEKLETSIREIEKMNKELIISNINKFREDDGLNSPIYDIN from the coding sequence ATGGTAATTAATTTAGAAGATCAAAATACAACTGAAATATATTTGTCTATTGTCTCTTTAGGACTATTGAAATGCATTCAGGAAGGAATATTAAACTATGATGATGCGATGGCATTGTTGTATCAGCCTTTTAATATAGAAAAATTAGAAGCTAAGTTTCCTGAATTAGGTTCAGCGATTCACTTAGGCAGTGAATTAGAAGATGTTGCAAGCTTAATTCCTGAAAAATTAGAAACATCAATTAGAGAAATTGAAAAAATGAACAAGGAATTGATAATAAGTAATATAAATAAATTTAGGGAAGATGATGGACTAAACTCACCTATTTATGATATTAATTGA
- a CDS encoding T7SS effector LXG polymorphic toxin, whose translation MSIDMYVSSSQSQASSVSSMCKAQTEGYQALQKAITDFVVASPFLTGKAYDSAKAYFNTVLYPLAQGGILLSEAVEQAVKKFPEEYISQVDSGDLKQSELEENIRKADQLLSQAENIRRELHSSKTPDATKAFQLLGNAALIGMYSATKQKLEEQLQKLLAFNGSSPSIFSEIASLQQAVNQGLAQANTAWNGATGTFIVPKNLSWKNTISAKWAEYEERHADNLEVKKVTLQNGETFYEVYRNGKLDKDATNELAVEIAKDDLKSLKSFLAGASYQVLENNGVKALLDGLFGERDVKDSLQQHKGYNEGVFVGNLLGVFQAGAEYVGGAMWLFGGTAGSLVTAPATGGASLGAIPAVGANTLGVWAHATAVGGMSIQNIMSGDNYSNFEVKNTYNGIKDAPQYPEGFTGVKNGTKKVKVNNGSILDGLRRVEAGEWKKVYKNGYDKSGKRISIHYFESKSGRVFNVKVKGKWSTGW comes from the coding sequence ATGAGTATTGATATGTATGTTTCATCGTCTCAAAGTCAAGCTTCTAGCGTGTCTTCAATGTGTAAGGCGCAAACAGAAGGGTATCAAGCATTACAAAAAGCAATCACTGATTTTGTGGTCGCAAGTCCTTTCTTGACGGGGAAAGCTTATGATTCGGCTAAAGCTTATTTTAATACGGTGTTATATCCTTTGGCACAAGGGGGTATATTATTATCGGAAGCTGTTGAACAAGCCGTTAAGAAATTTCCAGAAGAATATATTTCTCAAGTGGATAGTGGCGATCTGAAACAATCAGAATTGGAAGAAAATATTCGTAAAGCAGATCAATTATTGAGTCAGGCGGAAAATATTCGTAGAGAATTACATTCGTCCAAAACACCAGATGCAACCAAAGCATTTCAGTTATTAGGAAATGCAGCGTTGATCGGCATGTATAGTGCGACAAAACAAAAACTAGAAGAACAGCTACAAAAATTGTTGGCATTTAATGGAAGTTCTCCTTCTATCTTTTCTGAAATCGCTAGTTTACAGCAAGCGGTCAATCAAGGATTGGCGCAAGCTAATACCGCTTGGAATGGGGCAACAGGAACGTTTATAGTGCCGAAAAATCTTTCGTGGAAAAATACGATCTCTGCGAAATGGGCAGAGTATGAAGAACGACATGCAGATAATTTAGAAGTGAAAAAAGTAACGCTTCAAAATGGCGAAACATTTTATGAAGTCTATAGAAACGGTAAACTAGATAAAGATGCAACGAATGAATTAGCAGTTGAAATCGCAAAAGATGATTTAAAATCATTAAAATCTTTTCTAGCTGGAGCAAGTTATCAGGTATTAGAAAACAATGGTGTAAAAGCGTTGTTGGATGGTCTTTTTGGAGAAAGAGATGTAAAAGACTCCCTGCAACAGCATAAAGGATATAATGAAGGTGTGTTTGTAGGAAACTTATTAGGTGTATTTCAGGCTGGAGCGGAATACGTCGGTGGTGCTATGTGGTTATTTGGTGGTACGGCTGGTAGTCTTGTAACCGCACCTGCAACTGGTGGGGCTAGTCTAGGTGCAATTCCAGCAGTGGGAGCAAATACATTAGGTGTTTGGGCGCATGCAACGGCTGTCGGTGGTATGAGTATCCAAAATATTATGAGTGGTGATAACTATAGTAATTTTGAAGTCAAAAATACGTATAATGGAATAAAAGATGCGCCACAATATCCAGAAGGGTTTACTGGAGTAAAAAATGGTACAAAAAAAGTTAAAGTAAATAATGGGTCAATCTTAGATGGATTAAGGCGAGTTGAAGCTGGAGAATGGAAAAAGGTATATAAAAATGGTTACGATAAATCAGGAAAGAGAATATCCATTCATTATTTTGAAAGTAAATCTGGTAGAGTGTTTAACGTAAAAGTGAAAGGAAAGTGGAGTACAGGATGGTAA
- a CDS encoding DUF3958 family protein, with protein MKQLEVLQKEEKELYVIEETIEKEEKQVKRIKESYEQHFHEARYFLDNLCYLFHKNEQSTFYQSLMDEYSQESRRILEHLEIDETELHDQKKRIVDLLEDINYEKRKLLVEEDTNEY; from the coding sequence ATGAAGCAATTAGAAGTACTTCAAAAAGAAGAAAAAGAACTGTATGTAATAGAAGAAACAATTGAGAAAGAAGAAAAACAAGTAAAGCGGATAAAAGAAAGCTATGAACAACATTTTCATGAAGCACGTTATTTTTTAGATAATTTATGCTATCTATTCCATAAAAACGAGCAAAGTACATTTTATCAATCTTTGATGGATGAATATTCTCAAGAATCAAGGAGAATATTAGAACATTTAGAAATAGATGAAACAGAACTCCATGATCAAAAGAAGAGAATAGTAGACCTACTAGAGGATATCAATTATGAAAAAAGAAAATTATTAGTAGAGGAGGATACGAATGAGTATTGA
- a CDS encoding TIGR04197 family type VII secretion effector produces the protein MTIQSDLAGASQKATALKGATDKLIQSASITKDTQTTVAGNTNAQEAITTAQETATKIAQAVFQASSNLQSVAKEFEALDQKVAHTMEQSFGGLGK, from the coding sequence ATGACAATACAAAGTGATTTGGCTGGGGCTAGTCAAAAAGCTACTGCATTAAAGGGTGCAACAGATAAATTGATTCAATCAGCTTCGATTACTAAAGATACTCAAACGACCGTGGCAGGTAATACAAATGCACAAGAAGCAATCACAACAGCTCAAGAAACAGCTACAAAAATTGCACAAGCAGTTTTTCAAGCTTCCAGTAATCTTCAAAGCGTAGCAAAAGAGTTTGAGGCACTGGATCAAAAAGTAGCGCATACAATGGAGCAGTCTTTCGGGGGTCTGGGTAAATGA
- a CDS encoding lysozyme family protein, whose translation MRKTIKRKVIGLFVVVSFFSLPLLSLLGGGSEKEYQASDESTGSINLSPEVLLHRPMVEKYAKLEGIPNEVDTLLAIMMVETGGRGRDVMQSSESMGLPVNTLDVEPSIAQGVKHYKGCIEDAKTLGNDKWTAVASYNFGRNYNNYVSNNGHKHSTELADKYSLTVVAPSLGNSTGTRYSYPNPVAIPYNGGYLYLNGGNFFYVLLVQQYLTLNSNGSGSGTNSATGWKKKAVELALKDVGQSFPTGWGGRGECIVAVQGWINGAKAGTFIPGGVRTGYLQSGAKEVAWNQAKSGDVIQYENLGNPDLFDTGVHTMLVESVNKDGTINIVESNNPGGSGLVGQRKGITNSAPSGWRAVVWRFAD comes from the coding sequence CATTGTTGGGTGGTGGGAGTGAAAAAGAATATCAGGCTAGTGATGAATCGACAGGCTCTATTAATTTGTCACCAGAGGTGTTGCTTCACCGTCCAATGGTTGAAAAGTATGCAAAACTAGAAGGGATTCCGAATGAAGTAGATACATTACTTGCGATTATGATGGTTGAAACTGGTGGTCGTGGGCGTGATGTGATGCAAAGTAGTGAAAGTATGGGGCTACCAGTCAATACATTAGATGTAGAACCTAGTATTGCACAAGGTGTGAAGCATTATAAAGGCTGTATTGAAGATGCTAAAACATTAGGCAATGATAAGTGGACGGCGGTTGCTTCTTATAACTTTGGGCGCAATTACAATAATTATGTTTCTAATAATGGACATAAGCATAGTACAGAATTAGCGGATAAATACAGTTTGACCGTTGTTGCGCCTTCGTTGGGAAATTCAACAGGTACGAGGTATTCGTACCCTAACCCTGTGGCAATCCCTTATAATGGAGGCTATTTGTATTTAAATGGTGGAAATTTCTTTTATGTGTTATTGGTTCAACAATATTTAACGTTAAATAGTAACGGCAGTGGTAGTGGAACAAATAGTGCGACTGGCTGGAAGAAAAAAGCGGTTGAATTAGCCTTAAAAGATGTCGGACAGTCATTTCCTACTGGCTGGGGTGGACGTGGTGAATGTATTGTAGCTGTTCAAGGATGGATCAATGGTGCAAAGGCTGGAACGTTTATTCCGGGAGGTGTTAGAACTGGTTATCTTCAATCGGGCGCAAAAGAAGTGGCTTGGAATCAAGCAAAATCTGGAGATGTCATTCAATATGAAAATTTAGGAAATCCAGATTTATTTGATACAGGCGTTCATACTATGTTGGTTGAATCGGTCAATAAAGACGGCACTATTAATATAGTAGAAAGTAATAATCCCGGTGGCTCTGGTTTAGTCGGACAACGAAAGGGAATCACGAATAGTGCGCCTAGTGGTTGGCGTGCAGTTGTATGGCGCTTTGCAGATTAG